One window of the Xenopus tropicalis strain Nigerian chromosome 10, UCB_Xtro_10.0, whole genome shotgun sequence genome contains the following:
- the emilin3 gene encoding EMILIN-3 has product MQGAEHRPLLGIAILYWLAILPSLVDAKGTYYPPPASGRFIHNLYTSGSQPQHYGKPIGKHRNLCMYVVEKNVTCTQQDGSEPYIKAEYLKCAWGPKCRGTVVYRTLYRPKYKIGYKVVTELQWRCCPGQTGDSCQDGSTPQSGFLPPYQGPKAGPAHMPFPPPQSPPMYNKLQPEVLPGAPIPPSKNGFGRKMAPIFGERLDRVEEDVRRLSQSYESLQGVVTGLGDSLRLSIQEDTNKMIGSLINSPSSASHSSVGFGVIPDALAEAPHIPGDISGRVSEVADILRTKTELLDEVNGMVLGHEAQLKHLLEAAKPSPLTSTELLDQYLEGKLAETRAQLLEGLETRLQNIQGACDVKVQAVKKECIDGEQAASHRIQQEMDGREVEMRREMSAMNAKVIGFSAPEGCCGRIEGLIKRVEELERGLRQLTEDHHSLSQKLDVEIARLMVEPQANMRLDDIESRVNLTEEGVRRCCQEGGESGHFLAELDGVKVSVDDKMRVLEERLLTAVGELGNATIPLDGAVMPLLDAQISELRREGMDGLATIQGRLTTVEELCAAGCSVPGGESITDIHNELSQCRDQGQDLRTQLNHLNNTILGIQRHLEMQKEEALQGEITLLQVNLRSVGRSVHGLEETVNKYADTVVQVNTTAEERGSRLNEELITVQGQVEGQGSQIRTGRAQLLGLRGDMERIKARLAGQMGTCQVIARDLKGEVSQVERRLKQVEGSCHGHETNLLSYLDHINSTLASHEQDLASLRHQQAPSLALPPTTAATPGAK; this is encoded by the exons GAACTTGTGTATGTATGTTGTAGAGAAGAACGTGACCTGCACACAGCAGGATGGATCGGAACCATATATCAAGGCCGAGTATCTCAAATGTGCCTGGGGACCCAAGTGTCGAGGGACCGTTGT CTATAGGACACTCTACAGGCCTAAGTACAAGATTGGCTACAAGGTTGTGACTGAACTACAGTGGCGCTGCTGCCCCGGACAGACTGGAGATTCATGCCAGGATGGATCCACCCCTCAGTCTGGTTTCCTGCCACCCTACCAAGGACCTAAAGCTGGCCCAGCACACATGCCTTTCCCTCCACCCCAGAGCCCTCCAATGTACAATAAGCTGCAGCCAGAGGTCCTTCCAGGGGCACCCATTCCACCAAGCAAAAATGGCTTTG GTCGGAAGATGGCTCCTATATTTGGAGAACGTCTGGACCGTGTGGAGGAAGATGTCCGACGTCTCTCTCAGTCTTATGAAAGTCTGCAGGGAGTGGTCACCGGTTTGGGAGATTCCCTACGCCTTTCTATCCAAGAGGATACAAACAAGATGATTGGTTCCCTTATCAACAGCCCCAGTTCCGCCTCACATTCCTCTGTGGGATTTGGTGTGATCCCTGATGCACTGGCTGAAGCACCCCACATCCCTGGAGACATCTCTGGAAGGGTAAGTGAGGTGGCTGACATTTTGCGCACCAAGACTGAACTGCTGGATGAGGTCAATGGGATGGTGCTGGGACATGAAGCCCAACTGAAGCACCTTCTGGAAGCAGCAAAGCCATCTCCCCTCACTTCCACTGAACTGCTGGATCAGTATCTAGAAGGTAAATTAGCCGAGACCAGAGCACAACTGCTGGAAGGACTAGAGACACGTCTACAGAATATCCAGGGGGCATGCGATGTCAAGGTGCAAGCAGTGAAGAAAGAATGCATAGATGGGGAGCAAGCTGCATCTCATAGGATTCAGCAGGAAATGGATGGCAGAGAAGTGGAGATGAGAAGGGAGATGTCCGCTATGAATGCCAAAGTGATTGGGTTTAGTGCCCCTGAAGGGTGTTGTGGAAGAATTGAGGGTCTTATTAAACGTGTAGAAGAATTAGAACGTGGGTTGCGACAGCTCACTGAAGACCACCATAGTTTGAGCCAAAAACTGGATGTGGAGATTGCACGACTTATGGTAGAACCTCAAGCTAATATGAGGTTGGATGACATTGAAAGCAGAGTGAACCTTACAGAGGAAGGCGTTAGGAGGTGCTGCCAGGAAGGAGGGGAGAGTGGTCATTTCCTGGCTGAACTGGATGGAGTAAAAGTCTCTGTAGATGATAAGATGAGAGTTCTGGAGGAGAGACTGCTCACTGCAGTGGGAGAGCTGGGCAATGCCACAATTCCACTGGACGGGGCTGTGATGCCGTTGCTTGATGCCCAGATCTCCGAGTTGCGTAGGGAGGGTATGGATGGGCTTGCTACAATTCAGGGCCGGTTGACTACTGTAGAGGAACTGTGTGCTGCTGGATGTTCTGTGCCTGGTGGCGAGTCCATCACTGACATCCACAATGAGCTTTCACAATGCCGCGACCAGGGCCAAGACCTTCGCACCCAACTGAACCACCTAAACAATACTATCTTGGGCATTCAAAGGCATCTTGAAATGCAGAAGGAAGAGGCCTTGCAAGGGGAAATCACTCTCCTACAGGTAAATCTGCGGAGTGTGGGACGTTCCGTACACGGCCTGGAGGAAACAGTTAATAAGTACGCAGATACTGTTGTCCAGGTGAACACCACAGCCGAGGAGCGGGGAAGCCGTCTAAACGAAGAGTTAATTACTGTGCAAGGCCAGGTGGAGGGCCAAGGCTCCCAGATCCGTACTGGTCGAGCACAACTACTGGGTCTACGTGGGGACATGGAAAGGATTAAGGCTCGACTTGCAGGGCAGATGGGAACCTGCCAGGTCATTGCTCGAGACCTAAAGGGGGAGGTGTCTCAAGTTGAGCGAAGGTTAAAGCAAGTGGAGGGCTCTTGCCATGGGCATGAAACAAACCTCTTAAGCTACTTGGATCATATTAACAGTACTCTGGCCTCCCACGAGCAAGATTTGGCTTCCCTCAGACACCAGCAGGCACCAAGCTTAGCACTGCCACCTACCACTGCTGCCACACCAGGGGCAAAATAG